In a single window of the Cyanobacteria bacterium QS_8_64_29 genome:
- a CDS encoding DUF123 domain-containing protein has protein sequence MSGRHPRPSPQSQQAALAARLPAQPGTYVLLLACARQRQCAIGRLGRVTLQPGIYAYVGSALGPGGLRGRLKHHLAAAPRPRWHIDWLRRASEPVAVWLQASPQRQECAWATLLAERATPVASGFGSSDCHCRTHLFYLQRAQRSSLYAQL, from the coding sequence ATGTCCGGGCGCCATCCTAGACCATCACCGCAGTCCCAGCAGGCGGCGCTCGCAGCACGGCTACCGGCCCAGCCGGGCACCTACGTGCTTTTGTTGGCATGTGCCCGCCAACGGCAATGCGCGATCGGCCGCTTGGGCCGCGTGACGCTCCAGCCCGGGATTTACGCCTACGTGGGGAGCGCTTTGGGGCCGGGCGGCCTGCGCGGGCGGCTCAAGCACCACTTGGCGGCCGCGCCCCGGCCGCGCTGGCACATCGACTGGTTGCGGCGCGCCAGCGAGCCGGTCGCCGTTTGGCTGCAAGCAAGCCCGCAGCGCCAGGAGTGCGCTTGGGCTACCCTGCTGGCTGAGCGTGCCACGCCGGTTGCAAGCGGGTTCGGCAGCTCCGATTGTCACTGCCGCACGCACCTGTTCTACTTGCAGCGCGCGCAGCGCTCGAGCCTGTATGCGCAACTATAG
- a CDS encoding Holliday junction branch migration protein RuvA, protein MMDYLRGRAVAVTPGDRSHLTLEVNGVGYELQIPSQLARELARAGEGNCRIFTHLQLREDQLVLYGFGSAAERDLFRQLVGVTGVGNQLALAAIDALGVRRLAEAIASEDTAAIARVPGIGPKTAERMALELKKQLADWAPAPSERAEPEAVPNPAIREEVGLTLSALGYSNDEIEQAIAAVAANAEIAASTDADSWIRGAIAWLSERS, encoded by the coding sequence ATGATGGACTACCTGCGCGGCCGCGCCGTCGCCGTGACCCCCGGCGATCGCAGCCACCTGACCTTGGAAGTCAACGGCGTGGGCTACGAGCTCCAAATTCCATCGCAGCTAGCCCGCGAGTTGGCTCGCGCCGGCGAGGGCAACTGCCGCATCTTTACCCACCTGCAACTGCGCGAAGACCAGCTAGTGCTCTACGGCTTTGGCTCGGCCGCCGAGCGGGATCTGTTTCGCCAGCTGGTGGGGGTAACGGGAGTGGGCAACCAGCTTGCCCTGGCTGCCATTGACGCGCTGGGGGTTCGCCGCTTGGCCGAAGCGATCGCCAGCGAGGATACGGCCGCGATCGCTCGCGTGCCCGGAATTGGCCCCAAAACCGCCGAGCGCATGGCTCTAGAGCTCAAAAAGCAACTGGCGGATTGGGCGCCTGCCCCCAGCGAGCGCGCCGAGCCTGAGGCGGTCCCCAACCCCGCCATCCGCGAGGAGGTGGGGCTGACCCTATCGGCGCTGGGCTACAGCAACGACGAAATCGAGCAGGCGATCGCCGCCGTGGCCGCCAATGCCGAGATAGCCGCTAGTACCGATGCCGACAGCTGGATTCGCGGCGCGATCGCGTGGCTGAGCGAGCGCTCCTAG